The following coding sequences are from one Salvia hispanica cultivar TCC Black 2014 chromosome 3, UniMelb_Shisp_WGS_1.0, whole genome shotgun sequence window:
- the LOC125214492 gene encoding pre-mRNA-processing factor 39-2-like isoform X1 — translation MAAPTSATANLTISLSEKVSNVISGCPQDYNSWRSLISELETASPEDINTISLAYESFLSRFPLCHWHLEKYAYQKAKFCNSQEAVDIYERAVEVAMYSVGFWSDYFTFAAACFESPGDIRRLFERAISFVGKDYFCHVLWDKYMKYEFSQEGWSFLAQSYIWALRCPTKKLQLYYDNFKQFVANLEEEIGYEKSDSIGEQISVPCAAMELSKGEIALVIKDMLDSSNRTVKSKALDRYRYIGEEFYLEACRMDGKVKRFESRIQRRFFDVTPLDDDQLINWHLYLDFIEKEDNLDQTMKLYERCLIPCARYPEFWIRYVEFLESKGGRELAISSLARATQIFLKTVPEIHLFDARFKEHIGDAHGARAALALCDPKTDSNFIESIAAQANLERRLGNFAAASATYEKALKKAREKQKLRLLPTLYMHFARLTFLTTGSTAACRDVLIEGIQQVPHCRFLLEELVKFAITHEGASHLNIINSVIADAISPGLDENEGLDAKDRENLSCLFLEFVNLCGTLHDIKEAWNRHIKLFPQLLRLKTPSKHPAPGSFPICLTRDKKGKYDHHVLSRPSTNHSNQLHGEERVPESPAPLMDQSSNAKEKVQLLSTKEVLSNVDESRDTEPATVSCQSREDGLGPMVVAVEFSDHATGNALIVHDSVKDFSSQSRGDVPEPMDVSAEFGIKSKEDEVGKSIERTESIEACQSSLPNVQPELDHELNQSKCQEKEKEKESRELIPMTCDEYGTSPKSIHSVDSLKVRGESERDGSVSLQHNAPREVHHPGEPSSTCGDSAEIDHVVQAPGHASLWFQDQNQAQDRELKLQQSPHIDRHKLVKNQGSGRRSQSEVGAVVDDKATEQDEPITNQHNAQKFPARQQRSQSEDRATDLDQQMDTLTSPTSISMSGGQQPVSSQPFSYAQQNMNPAAPTTQQQWQEQQSLAMNQMMLQYHYQQQQLLQQQYQQQLQMQHPYYQMQQQYLTQQPYQVQPSQQQQHPQIQQGCEPHLNPQQAHNTQYQQPQGATYQAQQLAYQQHSSQEQQQLLWQQQYQQYQLLQHQQQQQGSMNTQGHNVHHDPPRQPDEQLHQYHQPNPQHKFTQHMNQNRQGTPDYAAVRASSSPRVGARSPQVSQ, via the exons ATGGCTGCGCCGACCTCCGCCACCGCAAATTTGA CCATCAGTCTTTCTGAGAAAGTTAGCAATGTAATTTCTGGCTGCCCGCAAGACTACAATTCGTGGAGATCGTTGATTTCAGAGCTTGAAACTGCATCTCCA GAGGATATAAATACCATTTCCCTTGCATATGAATCCTTTTTGTCAAGATTCCCGTTGTGTCATTGGCATTTGGAGAAATATGCTTATCAGAAGGCAAAGTTTTGCAACTCTCAAGAAGCTGTTGATATTTATGAGCGAGCAGTGGAAGTGGCAATGTATTCAGTCGGTTTCTGGTCAGATTATTTCACATTTGCTGCAGCTTGTTTTGAATCCCCTGGGGATATTCGGCG ATTGTTTGAAAGAGCCATCTCATTTGTTGGAAAGGATTACTTTTGCCATGTCCTATGGGACAAGTACATGAAATATGAATTCAGTCAGGAGGGGTGGAGCTTTCTTGCACAAAGTTACATTTGGGCATTGAGGTGTCCGACAAAGAAGCTGCAGTTGTATTATGACAA CTTCAAGCAGTTTGTTGCGAATTTGGAAGAGGAGATCGGATATGAAAAAAGTGACAGCATAGGAGAGCAAATATCTGTTCCTTGTGCTGCAATGGAATTATCTAAGGGTGAAATTGCTCTTGTCATCAAGGATATGCTAGATTCTTCCAATAGAACCGTCAAATCCAAAGCGCTggatagatatagatatattgGTGAAGAATTCTATCTGGAAGCATGCCGCATGGATGGTAAAGTAAAACGTTTTGAGTCAAGGATCCAAAGGCGTTTTTTTGATGTTACTCCTCTCGATGATgaccaattaattaattggcaTCTCTACCTGGATTTCATTGAGAAGGAAGACAATTTGGACCAG ACCATGAAACTCTATGAAAGATGCTTGATTCCTTGTGCCCGTTACCCTGAATTCTGGATACGATATGTGGAGTTCCTGGAATCAAAAGGAGGACGTGAGCTGGCTATTTCTTCCCTAGCCCGGGCcactcaaatatttttaaag ACTGTACCAGAAATCCATTTATTTGATGCAAGGTTTAAGGAGCACATAGGAGATGCCCATGGTGCTCGTGCTGCATTAGCTCTTTGTGATCCAAAAACTGATTCCAACTTCATTGAAAGCATTGCTGCACAAGCTAACCTGGAAAGACGTTTG GGGAACTTTGCAGCAGCTTCTGCCACATATGAGAAAGCACTTAAAAAAGCAAGGGAGAAGCAGAAGCTACGCCTTCTTCCCACTCTGTATATGCACTTTGCTCGCCTTACATTCTTG ACAACAGGTAGCACTGCTGCTTGTAGAGATGTATTAATTGAAGGTATACAACAGGTGCCTCATTGCAGATTCCTTTTAGAG GAATTAGTAAAATTTGCAATAACTCATGAAGGAGCAAGCCATCTCAACATCATAAATTCAGTCATAGCAGATGCCATTTCACCCGGATTAGATGAAAATGAAGGTTTGGATGCCAAAGATCGAGAAAACCTATCATGCTTGTTTTTGGAG TTTGTCAATCTTTGCGGGACTTTGCATGATATAAAAGAAGCATGGAATcgtcacatcaaattattccCCCAGTTGCTAAGGTTAAAGACACCGTCTAAGCACCCTGCACCGGGCAGTTTCCCAATATGTTTGACCAGGGATAAGAAAGGGAAGTATGACCACCATGTGCTTAGCCGGCCATCGACAAACCATTCCAACCAACTTCACGGGGAAGAACGTGTACCTGAATCTCCCGCACCTCTTATGGACCAGAGCAGCAACGCCAAGGAAAAAGTGCAACTGCTGTCGACCAAAGAAGTTTTGTCCAATGTTGATGAATCTCGAGACACTGAACCAGCTACAGTTTCCTGTCAGTCTAGAGAAGACGGACTGGGGCCTATGGTTGTTGCTGTTGAATTTTCTGACCATGCTACGGGGAATGCTTTAATTGTCCATGATTCAGTCAAGGATTTCTCGTCCCAATCTAGAGGAGACGTACCAGAGCCAATGGATGTTAGTGCTGAATTTGGTATAAAGTCTAAAGAAGATGAGGTTGGGAAGTCAATAGAGAGAACTGAATCAATTGAAGCATGCCAATCCAGCTTACCCAATGTTCAACCGGAGTTGGATCATGAGCTCAACCAGTCGAAGTGtcaggaaaaggaaaaggaaaaggaatcTCGGGAGTTGATCCCCATGACTTGTGATGAGTATGGGACTAGTCCGAAGAGCATTCATTCAGTCGACTCTCTCAAAGTCCGTGGTGAATCTGAACGAGATGGATCAGTGAGTCTTCAGCATAATGCACCAAGGGAAGTGCATCATCCAGGGGAGCCTTCTAGCACCTGTGGTGACTCAGCTGAAATAGATCACGTGGTCCAAGCTCCTGGACATGCATCGTTATGGTTCCAAGACCAAAACCAAGCTCAAGATCGGGAGCTTAAGTTACAGCAATCTCCCCACATTGATCGccataaattagtaaaaaatcaAGGTAGTGGAAGACGCAGCCAGTCAGAAGTAGGGGCGGTTGTGGATGATAAAGCAACTGAACAAGACGAGCCCATCACAAATCAACACAACGCTCAGAAGTTTCCTGCTAGACAACAACGTAGTCAGTCGGAGGATAGAGCAACTGATCTGGACCAGCAAATGGATACCTTGACATCTCCTACTTCGATAAGCATGTCGGGAGGACAGCAACCGGTTTCCTCACAACCATTTTCTTATGCTCAGCAAAACATGAATCCGGCTGCTCCAACGACTCAGCAACAATGGCAAGAACAACAGAGCTTGGCCATGAACCAGATGATGTTGCAGTATCATTACCAGCAGCAGCAATTACTGCAACAGCAGTATCAGCAGCAGCTGCAAATGCAGCATCCCTACTATCAGATGCAGCAACAGTATCTAACCCAGCAGCCATATCAAGTGCAGCCGTCTCAACAGCAGCAACATCCACAGATACAGCAAGGTTGCGAGCCTCACCTGAATCCTCAGCAGGCACATAATACCCAATACCAACAACCTCAGGGCGCCACTTACCAAGCACAGCAACTGGCGTATCAACAGCACTCGTCGCAGGAGCAACAGCAGCTTCTTTGGCAGCAGCAGTACCAGCAGTATCAGCTTCTGCAAcaccagcagcagcagcaaggGTCTATGAATACGCAAGGACACAATGTGCATCACGATCCACCAAGGCAACCGGACGAACAACTGCACCAATATCACCAACCCAATCCACAACATAAATTCACTCAACATATGAACCAAAATCGACAG GGTACACCAGATTATGCAGCAGTCAGAGCTTCTTCGTCTCCACGTGTTGGTGCTCGATCACCACAAGTTTCACAATAG
- the LOC125214492 gene encoding pre-mRNA-processing factor 39-2-like isoform X2 codes for MYSVGFWSDYFTFAAACFESPGDIRRLFERAISFVGKDYFCHVLWDKYMKYEFSQEGWSFLAQSYIWALRCPTKKLQLYYDNFKQFVANLEEEIGYEKSDSIGEQISVPCAAMELSKGEIALVIKDMLDSSNRTVKSKALDRYRYIGEEFYLEACRMDGKVKRFESRIQRRFFDVTPLDDDQLINWHLYLDFIEKEDNLDQTMKLYERCLIPCARYPEFWIRYVEFLESKGGRELAISSLARATQIFLKTVPEIHLFDARFKEHIGDAHGARAALALCDPKTDSNFIESIAAQANLERRLGNFAAASATYEKALKKAREKQKLRLLPTLYMHFARLTFLTTGSTAACRDVLIEGIQQVPHCRFLLEELVKFAITHEGASHLNIINSVIADAISPGLDENEGLDAKDRENLSCLFLEFVNLCGTLHDIKEAWNRHIKLFPQLLRLKTPSKHPAPGSFPICLTRDKKGKYDHHVLSRPSTNHSNQLHGEERVPESPAPLMDQSSNAKEKVQLLSTKEVLSNVDESRDTEPATVSCQSREDGLGPMVVAVEFSDHATGNALIVHDSVKDFSSQSRGDVPEPMDVSAEFGIKSKEDEVGKSIERTESIEACQSSLPNVQPELDHELNQSKCQEKEKEKESRELIPMTCDEYGTSPKSIHSVDSLKVRGESERDGSVSLQHNAPREVHHPGEPSSTCGDSAEIDHVVQAPGHASLWFQDQNQAQDRELKLQQSPHIDRHKLVKNQGSGRRSQSEVGAVVDDKATEQDEPITNQHNAQKFPARQQRSQSEDRATDLDQQMDTLTSPTSISMSGGQQPVSSQPFSYAQQNMNPAAPTTQQQWQEQQSLAMNQMMLQYHYQQQQLLQQQYQQQLQMQHPYYQMQQQYLTQQPYQVQPSQQQQHPQIQQGCEPHLNPQQAHNTQYQQPQGATYQAQQLAYQQHSSQEQQQLLWQQQYQQYQLLQHQQQQQGSMNTQGHNVHHDPPRQPDEQLHQYHQPNPQHKFTQHMNQNRQGTPDYAAVRASSSPRVGARSPQVSQ; via the exons ATGTATTCAGTCGGTTTCTGGTCAGATTATTTCACATTTGCTGCAGCTTGTTTTGAATCCCCTGGGGATATTCGGCG ATTGTTTGAAAGAGCCATCTCATTTGTTGGAAAGGATTACTTTTGCCATGTCCTATGGGACAAGTACATGAAATATGAATTCAGTCAGGAGGGGTGGAGCTTTCTTGCACAAAGTTACATTTGGGCATTGAGGTGTCCGACAAAGAAGCTGCAGTTGTATTATGACAA CTTCAAGCAGTTTGTTGCGAATTTGGAAGAGGAGATCGGATATGAAAAAAGTGACAGCATAGGAGAGCAAATATCTGTTCCTTGTGCTGCAATGGAATTATCTAAGGGTGAAATTGCTCTTGTCATCAAGGATATGCTAGATTCTTCCAATAGAACCGTCAAATCCAAAGCGCTggatagatatagatatattgGTGAAGAATTCTATCTGGAAGCATGCCGCATGGATGGTAAAGTAAAACGTTTTGAGTCAAGGATCCAAAGGCGTTTTTTTGATGTTACTCCTCTCGATGATgaccaattaattaattggcaTCTCTACCTGGATTTCATTGAGAAGGAAGACAATTTGGACCAG ACCATGAAACTCTATGAAAGATGCTTGATTCCTTGTGCCCGTTACCCTGAATTCTGGATACGATATGTGGAGTTCCTGGAATCAAAAGGAGGACGTGAGCTGGCTATTTCTTCCCTAGCCCGGGCcactcaaatatttttaaag ACTGTACCAGAAATCCATTTATTTGATGCAAGGTTTAAGGAGCACATAGGAGATGCCCATGGTGCTCGTGCTGCATTAGCTCTTTGTGATCCAAAAACTGATTCCAACTTCATTGAAAGCATTGCTGCACAAGCTAACCTGGAAAGACGTTTG GGGAACTTTGCAGCAGCTTCTGCCACATATGAGAAAGCACTTAAAAAAGCAAGGGAGAAGCAGAAGCTACGCCTTCTTCCCACTCTGTATATGCACTTTGCTCGCCTTACATTCTTG ACAACAGGTAGCACTGCTGCTTGTAGAGATGTATTAATTGAAGGTATACAACAGGTGCCTCATTGCAGATTCCTTTTAGAG GAATTAGTAAAATTTGCAATAACTCATGAAGGAGCAAGCCATCTCAACATCATAAATTCAGTCATAGCAGATGCCATTTCACCCGGATTAGATGAAAATGAAGGTTTGGATGCCAAAGATCGAGAAAACCTATCATGCTTGTTTTTGGAG TTTGTCAATCTTTGCGGGACTTTGCATGATATAAAAGAAGCATGGAATcgtcacatcaaattattccCCCAGTTGCTAAGGTTAAAGACACCGTCTAAGCACCCTGCACCGGGCAGTTTCCCAATATGTTTGACCAGGGATAAGAAAGGGAAGTATGACCACCATGTGCTTAGCCGGCCATCGACAAACCATTCCAACCAACTTCACGGGGAAGAACGTGTACCTGAATCTCCCGCACCTCTTATGGACCAGAGCAGCAACGCCAAGGAAAAAGTGCAACTGCTGTCGACCAAAGAAGTTTTGTCCAATGTTGATGAATCTCGAGACACTGAACCAGCTACAGTTTCCTGTCAGTCTAGAGAAGACGGACTGGGGCCTATGGTTGTTGCTGTTGAATTTTCTGACCATGCTACGGGGAATGCTTTAATTGTCCATGATTCAGTCAAGGATTTCTCGTCCCAATCTAGAGGAGACGTACCAGAGCCAATGGATGTTAGTGCTGAATTTGGTATAAAGTCTAAAGAAGATGAGGTTGGGAAGTCAATAGAGAGAACTGAATCAATTGAAGCATGCCAATCCAGCTTACCCAATGTTCAACCGGAGTTGGATCATGAGCTCAACCAGTCGAAGTGtcaggaaaaggaaaaggaaaaggaatcTCGGGAGTTGATCCCCATGACTTGTGATGAGTATGGGACTAGTCCGAAGAGCATTCATTCAGTCGACTCTCTCAAAGTCCGTGGTGAATCTGAACGAGATGGATCAGTGAGTCTTCAGCATAATGCACCAAGGGAAGTGCATCATCCAGGGGAGCCTTCTAGCACCTGTGGTGACTCAGCTGAAATAGATCACGTGGTCCAAGCTCCTGGACATGCATCGTTATGGTTCCAAGACCAAAACCAAGCTCAAGATCGGGAGCTTAAGTTACAGCAATCTCCCCACATTGATCGccataaattagtaaaaaatcaAGGTAGTGGAAGACGCAGCCAGTCAGAAGTAGGGGCGGTTGTGGATGATAAAGCAACTGAACAAGACGAGCCCATCACAAATCAACACAACGCTCAGAAGTTTCCTGCTAGACAACAACGTAGTCAGTCGGAGGATAGAGCAACTGATCTGGACCAGCAAATGGATACCTTGACATCTCCTACTTCGATAAGCATGTCGGGAGGACAGCAACCGGTTTCCTCACAACCATTTTCTTATGCTCAGCAAAACATGAATCCGGCTGCTCCAACGACTCAGCAACAATGGCAAGAACAACAGAGCTTGGCCATGAACCAGATGATGTTGCAGTATCATTACCAGCAGCAGCAATTACTGCAACAGCAGTATCAGCAGCAGCTGCAAATGCAGCATCCCTACTATCAGATGCAGCAACAGTATCTAACCCAGCAGCCATATCAAGTGCAGCCGTCTCAACAGCAGCAACATCCACAGATACAGCAAGGTTGCGAGCCTCACCTGAATCCTCAGCAGGCACATAATACCCAATACCAACAACCTCAGGGCGCCACTTACCAAGCACAGCAACTGGCGTATCAACAGCACTCGTCGCAGGAGCAACAGCAGCTTCTTTGGCAGCAGCAGTACCAGCAGTATCAGCTTCTGCAAcaccagcagcagcagcaaggGTCTATGAATACGCAAGGACACAATGTGCATCACGATCCACCAAGGCAACCGGACGAACAACTGCACCAATATCACCAACCCAATCCACAACATAAATTCACTCAACATATGAACCAAAATCGACAG GGTACACCAGATTATGCAGCAGTCAGAGCTTCTTCGTCTCCACGTGTTGGTGCTCGATCACCACAAGTTTCACAATAG